From Mariprofundus sp. NF, one genomic window encodes:
- the arsC gene encoding arsenate reductase (glutaredoxin) (This arsenate reductase requires both glutathione and glutaredoxin to convert arsenate to arsenite, after which the efflux transporter formed by ArsA and ArsB can extrude the arsenite from the cell, providing resistance.), whose translation MSLKIYHNPRCSKSRQTLALIREQGFEPEIIEYLNTQPSPSELDQILTMLDIEPEALMRKGEADFREYIKGKSLDRSEAIALMLSYPKVIERPIVVHDDKAAIGRPPESVLEIL comes from the coding sequence ATGAGTCTAAAGATCTACCATAACCCACGCTGCAGCAAATCACGGCAGACACTTGCCCTGATCAGAGAGCAGGGTTTTGAACCTGAGATTATCGAATACCTCAACACGCAGCCAAGCCCGAGTGAACTTGATCAGATTCTGACCATGCTCGACATAGAGCCAGAGGCGCTGATGCGCAAAGGCGAAGCTGATTTCAGGGAGTACATCAAAGGCAAATCACTGGATCGCTCCGAGGCTATTGCGCTGATGTTATCCTACCCGAAGGTGATAGAGCGTCCGATTGTCGTCCATGATGACAAAGCTGCCATAGGCAGACCTCCCGAGAGTGTTCTGGAGATTCTATAA